The nucleotide sequence ACCATCTACAAGTAATGTATCATCTGACAACGGTGTGGTGGCATCTACAGAATCGTACCATGTGATCGTTTCACCGGTAACCGCTGCATCTAGATCCATTACCATAGGCATCTCGCTAGCACAAAATGTCAAACTCGCTGATGTCACTGTTGGAGGCGCTGTTTCTTCAATCATGACGTCCACCTGCGATACGGCATCCGTACTACATGGAGACGTAGCCGCAACAGTGTACGTATAAATTCCAGCTGTATCCACGGCAGGGTCAAAAATATTTCCGCCGTTTGCCAATTGTGGAGACCAAACGCCATTGGTGTCCGGCGTGCCACCTAGGCTAGCAGTCAAATCAAATGGTGCATCAATTTTACAAATCATGATGGTGGAACTCGTGCCCGCATCTGGAGCAGCGGTTACAGTAACTTCAACTGTAGCACTGGATGTGTTACAACCATTCATTACGGTATAGGTATAGGTGCCAGCTGGATCAACGGCTGGATCAAAAACACCGGTGTTACTGGTTAAGGCAGGTGACCAAGTTCCGCCAGCATCTGCTGCGCCCAATAGACTAAATAAATCTACTGAGGCATTATCAGAACAAAAATCAATGCTGGTACTCGTTCCTGCACTAACTGGATTTTGAACCGTTACTGTTGTGAGTGTGGAACTATTACCACATGGTGCTGTACCGGTAATGGTGTACTCAAAAGTGTAGGTTCCAGGAGCGACGGCGCTAGCGTCAAAAGTAGAGCCAGTTAAAGCTCCAGATCCATCCGTGTCCACCCAAGTTCCTCCAGCATCCTGAGTGCCATCCAATGCTGTAAATAGATCTACAGCGCTATTATCGCTACAAACCGTGATAGGTGCAGCAACTCCTGCATTGGGAGTTTGATTGATGGTAACGGTCACTGCAGTAGAAACAGATGATTCACAGTTGGTTACTGAATCTGTCTGAGTAGCGTAGTAGTCTTCACCATCCTGTAAAGCATCTGTTGAAGCAACCAAATTGGTCAATTCGGCATCGCTATACCATTGAATAATAGTACCTGTGGCGCTGAGATCCGATACGGTGGCTTGATCACAAAACTCCTGTGTAGCTGGAGCCACAGGCGCTGCGATATCATTTATGGTGACCGTAATGGTTTCAGAATCGTCAACACAACTTCCTATACCTGTAACCGTGTAGGTAAAATTATAGGAACCTTGTGATAAGGCGCTCAAGTCAAGGATATTGTTAGTTAAGGCACCAGTGGCATCATCATCATTCCAGGTACCATTGGTATCATTACCTGCTAACTGATTGAAGAGATCCAACTGTTGACCAGCGGTAACATCTTCCAAACAAATCTCAAAGTCAGTTCCTGTACCAGCCTCTGGCGGATCAGTAACCGTAACGGTAACTGTGGATGTTGCCGTACAACTAGCATCAGTAATGGTATAAGTAAAACTATAGGAACCTACCGCTAATAGTGTCAAGTCTACGTTATCGCCATTAAGTGCTCCAGTCGCATCATCGTCTGACCAATCGCCACCTGCATCTTCACCAGTTAGTTGATTGAATAAATCAAGCGGAGAGACTGCAGCTGCGTCTGTTTCACAAACTTCAAATGGAGTAGGAGTTCCTGCTTCAGGCAGCTCTGTGATGATCACGGTGACTGTTACATCGTCATCCGTACAGTTACCTATGGCTGGTACGGTATAGGTAAAGTCAAAACTACCAGTTCCCAGAGTGGTTAAATCAATGGGGTTGGTTACTGCCGTACCACTTGAATTGGATCCTGCAAACCAAGTACCATTCGTGTCTTGCGTGCCATCCAATAATGAGAACAGATCAAACGGCGAACTTCCTGCAGCCGCGTCTTCACAAACCTCAAATGGAGTTCCTATATAGTTACCAGATTCTGGTGCTGGTTGGATAACGATGCTAATCGACTCACTATCGGTACAAGAACCATTGTCGATGGTATAGGTAAACACGTAAGGGCTTCCTTCCACAGCAAAGCCAGTGATGTCGATACTGTTGGCTACCGTTGTGTTTGACGCATCAGTCCAGGTGCCATTGTTGTTATCTTGAGAACCATCTAAAGCATCAAATAAATTAAAAGGAGAATTCTGGTCGATCTCGTTCTCACAAATTTCTGCAGGGACAGCAGTTCCTGCATTGGGATCTTCCAAAATAATTACCTGTACCGTCGTGTTATCTTCAGGGCAAGGATTTGGATCCAAATTCTGACTGTACGTAAAATTATAGGAACCAACTGCCAAGGTTGTAAAATCAAAAGTAGAGGAGACCGTTGGATCAGAGCTGGTCGTTCCTTGGGTCCATCTACCACCTGCATCTTCATCATCAATCAATTGGAATAAATCATAGGCCGTCGGCGCCTGTGACTCACAAAAAGTCAACGGACTCAAGCCAGAAGCAACACCAGAAGATAAAATTTCATTAACGACAATGGTAATAGTCGCTGTTTGATCTGGACATGGATCAGTACCAGGAACCGTGTACACATAGTTATAGGATCCAGGTGTCAATGCACTAATATTAGTGGTTC is from Nonlabens sp. YIK11 and encodes:
- a CDS encoding gliding motility-associated C-terminal domain-containing protein, with product MKKNYVSNLLPTPWLLFLLLFLPMLHAQAQCPTVTASPQVICDAFGLTFQDLNAFANPGANPIRWYANPTGGSPIPPSQLVRQGTYYAGDTTGNCGTRDELVVDFTVDPSGQSLEAIFCDNENPTIQSYINQALAPNVPTGGSVEIYSDFALTDQRQPAEALPRNANYFIVFVDNAGCRSQIESGSIAVFDSPAAPSPPTTQDFCSDTAPTVADLDPGTTNNFNWYSEVDSDNSPIPPSLSPTTLLIDGETYYVQADNFFCESEAVAVTVRIAEPPVPGVGTTQQYCIDNLPQDDFDLFPLLTGNPDTTGTWEGPTTITNGNTGTTNISALTPGSYNYVYTVPGTDPCPDQTATITIVVNEILSSGVASGLSPLTFCESQAPTAYDLFQLIDDEDAGGRWTQGTTSSDPTVSSTFDFTTLAVGSYNFTYSQNLDPNPCPEDNTTVQVIILEDPNAGTAVPAEICENEIDQNSPFNLFDALDGSQDNNNGTWTDASNTTVANSIDITGFAVEGSPYVFTYTIDNGSCTDSESISIVIQPAPESGNYIGTPFEVCEDAAAGSSPFDLFSLLDGTQDTNGTWFAGSNSSGTAVTNPIDLTTLGTGSFDFTYTVPAIGNCTDDDVTVTVIITELPEAGTPTPFEVCETDAAAVSPLDLFNQLTGEDAGGDWSDDDATGALNGDNVDLTLLAVGSYSFTYTITDASCTATSTVTVTVTDPPEAGTGTDFEICLEDVTAGQQLDLFNQLAGNDTNGTWNDDDATGALTNNILDLSALSQGSYNFTYTVTGIGSCVDDSETITVTINDIAAPVAPATQEFCDQATVSDLSATGTIIQWYSDAELTNLVASTDALQDGEDYYATQTDSVTNCESSVSTAVTVTINQTPNAGVAAPITVCSDNSAVDLFTALDGTQDAGGTWVDTDGSGALTGSTFDASAVAPGTYTFEYTITGTAPCGNSSTLTTVTVQNPVSAGTSTSIDFCSDNASVDLFSLLGAADAGGTWSPALTSNTGVFDPAVDPAGTYTYTVMNGCNTSSATVEVTVTAAPDAGTSSTIMICKIDAPFDLTASLGGTPDTNGVWSPQLANGGNIFDPAVDTAGIYTYTVAATSPCSTDAVSQVDVMIEETAPPTVTSASLTFCASEMPMVMDLDAAVTGETITWYDSVDATTPLSDDTLLVDGATYFATQTSNTGCESDQRVQVSAIINDAPTPTLTADGGSFCVNDNPTLLDLTRNINEYDATANNIQWYAEANGTSPLSLSTLLSRDTTYYAVIVDPASACESSVRLAVTPDLTACGDVVVPDGFSPNNDGVNDTFDIDNLGFLYPNFEMEIYNRNGILVYKGVDSTPRFDGTSNQDALFSNGQLPVGVYFYILKFNDGSTKPRQGRLYISR